Proteins from a single region of Paraburkholderia sp. PGU19:
- a CDS encoding hybrid sensor histidine kinase/response regulator — protein MRADPIQRAIDEDLVRVLYAQDPIAFFTHWFSIAVLVAIYWNNIPHPHLFAACFIFYGFANCASLALWMCNRRWPESVSPRAWINLHAARGALLYSAPGLAIWFAFQSPHTDLPILHTVMLVTLAAGVFMSNGFDVANFATAIPFLLLPAIVLHFSTHAFDRTILAIVLAFFFCAINVYALSYRKLFQRVVQARVDQQALAESLAAQKLVAEEASLAKTRFFAAASHDLRQPLHAIGLLAASLNDTSATPVQHAKTASNIANNVEALNQLFNQVLDLARLESGVTQVIKLHFRLSELFDRVGNQYWPQAAAKGLALRIAPTDAVIHDDPVLLERILSNLLSNAVRYTESGAIWMGFRRAGRSEGGYIEVRDSGIGIPRAEQGRIFEEFYQVANPQRDARQGHGLGLPTVKRLVEMLGGQLQLRSVPGRGSVFRFPVQAGDPARIVAGLNDSVASGGAALGRHVLCIDDEPAILEGIQSLLGRWGCVVRGVPDERLALLAIDEGFMPDAVLCDYQLANHRTGAQALGAVRDALRRRGRERVVTLLITGDMASVELEALAMQGIPVLHKPVTPARLRRTLEMLWQQPGAIADRPGNRAESVTSEQPLTTRG, from the coding sequence ATGCGGGCCGATCCCATCCAGCGCGCGATCGACGAAGACCTCGTGCGCGTGCTGTACGCGCAGGACCCGATTGCTTTCTTCACGCACTGGTTCTCGATTGCGGTGCTGGTGGCGATCTACTGGAATAACATCCCGCATCCGCATCTTTTCGCGGCCTGCTTCATCTTCTATGGCTTCGCCAACTGCGCGAGCCTCGCGCTGTGGATGTGCAACCGGCGCTGGCCCGAGTCCGTCTCGCCGCGCGCGTGGATCAACCTGCATGCCGCGCGCGGCGCGCTGCTCTACAGCGCGCCTGGCCTCGCGATCTGGTTCGCGTTCCAGAGCCCGCACACGGATCTCCCCATCCTGCACACGGTGATGCTCGTTACGCTGGCGGCGGGCGTGTTCATGTCGAACGGTTTCGACGTCGCCAACTTCGCGACGGCGATCCCGTTCCTGCTGCTGCCCGCAATCGTGCTGCACTTCAGCACGCACGCGTTCGACCGGACGATTCTCGCGATCGTCCTCGCGTTCTTCTTCTGCGCGATCAACGTTTATGCGCTCAGCTACCGCAAGCTGTTCCAGCGCGTCGTGCAGGCGCGCGTTGACCAGCAGGCGCTCGCCGAATCGCTCGCTGCGCAAAAGCTCGTTGCCGAGGAAGCGAGCCTCGCGAAGACGCGCTTCTTCGCCGCCGCGAGTCACGATCTGCGTCAGCCGCTGCATGCGATCGGGCTGCTCGCGGCGTCGCTGAACGACACGTCGGCGACGCCCGTGCAGCACGCGAAGACGGCCAGTAACATCGCCAACAATGTCGAGGCGCTGAACCAGCTGTTCAACCAGGTGCTCGATCTGGCGCGGCTCGAAAGCGGCGTCACGCAGGTCATCAAGCTGCATTTCCGGCTGTCCGAACTGTTCGATCGCGTCGGCAACCAGTATTGGCCGCAGGCGGCCGCGAAGGGGCTCGCGCTGCGCATCGCGCCGACGGACGCCGTGATCCACGACGACCCCGTGCTGCTGGAGCGGATCCTGAGCAACCTGCTGTCGAACGCGGTGCGCTATACGGAAAGCGGCGCGATCTGGATGGGCTTCCGGCGCGCGGGGCGGAGCGAGGGTGGCTATATCGAGGTGCGCGACTCGGGCATCGGCATTCCGCGGGCAGAGCAAGGGCGCATCTTCGAAGAGTTCTATCAGGTCGCCAATCCGCAGCGCGACGCACGGCAAGGGCATGGGCTCGGGCTGCCGACCGTCAAGCGGCTCGTCGAGATGCTGGGCGGGCAGTTGCAATTGCGCTCGGTGCCGGGGCGCGGCTCGGTGTTCCGGTTTCCTGTGCAGGCGGGCGATCCGGCGCGGATCGTCGCCGGGCTGAACGATTCCGTCGCGAGCGGAGGGGCGGCGCTCGGGCGCCACGTGCTGTGCATCGACGACGAGCCGGCGATCCTCGAAGGCATACAGAGCCTGCTGGGCCGCTGGGGCTGCGTCGTGCGCGGCGTGCCTGACGAGCGTCTCGCGCTGCTGGCCATCGACGAAGGCTTCATGCCCGATGCCGTGCTCTGCGACTATCAGCTGGCGAACCACCGCACGGGCGCGCAGGCGCTCGGCGCCGTGCGCGACGCGCTCCGACGGCGCGGCCGAGAGCGCGTGGTGACGCTGCTGATCACGGGCGATATGGCGTCGGTGGAACTGGAGGCGCTGGCGATGCAAGGCATCCCCGTGCTGCACAAGCCCGTGACGCCCGCGCGGCTGCGCCGTACGCTGGAGATGCTGTGGCAGCAGCCGGGCGCGATTGCAGACAGGCCGGGTAATCGCGCGGAATCTGTGACTTCTGAACAGCCGTTGACGACCCGCGGCTGA
- a CDS encoding response regulator transcription factor, with amino-acid sequence MKFLVADDHELIRQGVKGLLRGLDPDAVFDEADTWETLAAAARPDANHDLAIVDLHMPGMTGASSLHALLKANPALPVVVLSAEESPDEMRAVLAAGALGFVPKRQPASVMLKAIELVLSGGAYVPMEALSLLGSRSADTATATATAEAAMTASATAIAGQTTAAPPEAAPVRIEALQPHQQHLLENLSPRQQEIMRLVHRGWTNKMIARDLGVAEGTIKVHLSVIFRALGVHNRATAIAVINGWLEAGKTL; translated from the coding sequence ATGAAGTTTCTTGTTGCCGACGATCATGAACTGATCCGCCAGGGCGTCAAGGGTCTGCTACGCGGACTCGATCCCGACGCCGTATTCGACGAAGCCGACACCTGGGAAACACTGGCCGCGGCCGCAAGGCCCGACGCCAACCACGATCTCGCCATCGTCGACCTTCACATGCCCGGCATGACGGGCGCTTCTTCATTGCACGCCCTGCTGAAAGCCAATCCGGCGCTGCCTGTGGTCGTGCTGTCGGCGGAAGAATCGCCGGATGAGATGCGCGCCGTGCTCGCGGCGGGCGCGCTCGGCTTCGTGCCGAAGCGCCAGCCGGCCAGCGTGATGCTCAAGGCGATCGAGCTGGTGCTGTCGGGCGGCGCGTATGTACCGATGGAAGCGCTCAGCCTGCTCGGCTCGCGCAGCGCGGACACAGCAACCGCGACTGCCACGGCGGAGGCCGCTATGACAGCGAGCGCAACCGCCATCGCCGGGCAGACGACGGCCGCGCCGCCAGAAGCCGCGCCCGTTCGCATCGAGGCGCTGCAGCCGCATCAGCAGCATCTGCTGGAGAACCTGTCGCCGCGTCAGCAGGAAATCATGCGGCTCGTGCATCGCGGCTGGACCAACAAGATGATCGCGCGCGATCTCGGCGTCGCCGAAGGCACGATCAAGGTCCATCTTTCGGTGATCTTCCGTGCGCTCGGCGTGCACAACCGCGCGACCGCCATTGCCGTCATCAACGGCTGGCTCGAAGCGGGAAAGACGCTTTGA
- the cydB gene encoding cytochrome d ubiquinol oxidase subunit II, with translation MDVTIVWAAIIALGLFIYVVLDGFDLGIGIVFPFFPDEKERDLMMNTVAPVWDGNETWLVLGGAGLFAAFPIVYSTVLSALYLPLVFMLVCLIFRGVSFEIRAKANRTKHLWDLAFIGGSTGAAFFQGIALGAFLQGIPVVDGSFAGDAFGWLTPFSLLTGLGLVVTYALLGCCWLVAKTEGDLQRRLHRVVWPLTIVLLGFIVVVSLWTPLQEPEIAQRWFDAGIFWRLLPVPFLVAICTFFMRRAVRDRHHNTPFMMALGLVLLGYVGLLVSLWPYAIPSSLTLWEAAAPRSSQMFTLVGAAIIIPIIIGYTTMGYWVFRGKVRHGDAHYH, from the coding sequence ATGGATGTGACCATAGTCTGGGCCGCGATCATCGCACTGGGCCTATTCATATACGTCGTGCTGGACGGTTTCGATCTGGGCATCGGCATCGTGTTTCCGTTCTTCCCCGACGAAAAGGAACGCGACCTGATGATGAACACCGTCGCGCCCGTCTGGGACGGCAACGAGACATGGCTCGTGCTCGGCGGCGCTGGCCTGTTCGCGGCGTTTCCCATCGTCTATTCGACGGTGCTTTCCGCGCTGTATCTGCCGCTCGTCTTCATGCTCGTGTGCCTGATTTTCCGCGGTGTGTCGTTCGAAATCCGCGCGAAGGCGAATCGCACGAAGCATCTTTGGGATCTGGCGTTCATCGGCGGATCGACGGGCGCGGCATTCTTTCAGGGCATTGCGCTCGGCGCGTTTTTGCAGGGCATCCCCGTCGTCGACGGCAGCTTCGCGGGTGACGCATTCGGCTGGCTCACGCCGTTCTCGCTGCTGACGGGTCTCGGCCTCGTCGTCACGTATGCGCTGCTCGGCTGCTGCTGGCTCGTCGCGAAGACGGAAGGCGATCTGCAACGGCGCCTGCATCGCGTCGTGTGGCCGCTGACGATCGTGCTGCTCGGCTTCATCGTCGTCGTCAGTCTGTGGACGCCGCTGCAGGAACCCGAGATTGCGCAGCGCTGGTTCGACGCCGGCATCTTCTGGCGCCTGCTGCCCGTGCCGTTCCTCGTCGCGATCTGCACGTTCTTCATGCGCCGCGCGGTGCGCGACCGGCATCACAACACGCCATTCATGATGGCGCTCGGTCTCGTGCTGCTCGGCTACGTCGGGTTGCTCGTGAGCCTGTGGCCCTACGCGATTCCGTCGAGCCTCACGCTCTGGGAAGCGGCCGCTCCGCGTTCGAGCCAGATGTTCACGCTGGTCGGCGCGGCCATCATCATCCCCATCATCATCGGCTACACGACGATGGGCTACTGGGTTTTCCGCGGCAAGGTGCGCCATGGCGACGCCCATTACCACTAA